The following are encoded together in the Candidatus Kapaibacterium thiocyanatum genome:
- a CDS encoding protein-(glutamine-N5) methyltransferase, release factor-specific translates to MRRPVPALEKQWTVLDLIRWGSDYFREKDIDSPRLTVELMLCSVLECSRVQLYTDFERPLGKDELAALKAMIQRRVRHEPLQYIVGKADFYGLLFTVAPDVLIPRPETEFLVQRAIRILADTDGARCLDIGTGSGCIPVAIAVHAKTSHWLAVDVSPGAVRIARENAREHGMEDRVDVEVMDVLDAWPEGRFHLVTMNPPYIPVSEIPTLQEEVRDYEPHIALTDDADGLTFFRRCIDMMKRTLEPGGHMLVEVMAGQADIVADLAREAGMTVEVIDDLAGIPRIVSGTMV, encoded by the coding sequence ATGCGAAGACCGGTGCCGGCGCTTGAGAAGCAGTGGACGGTTCTCGACCTGATCCGGTGGGGATCCGACTACTTTCGCGAGAAGGATATCGATTCACCCCGATTGACGGTCGAGCTGATGCTCTGCTCCGTGCTGGAGTGTTCGCGCGTACAATTGTATACGGACTTCGAACGTCCGCTCGGCAAGGACGAGCTGGCAGCACTCAAAGCCATGATACAACGGAGGGTACGGCACGAACCGCTGCAGTACATCGTCGGCAAGGCAGATTTCTATGGACTCCTGTTCACGGTCGCGCCGGATGTCCTCATCCCGCGTCCTGAAACGGAGTTCCTCGTCCAACGAGCGATCCGGATCCTTGCGGATACGGACGGTGCCCGCTGCCTCGATATCGGAACCGGTTCGGGATGCATTCCGGTTGCCATCGCCGTTCATGCGAAGACGTCGCACTGGCTCGCGGTGGACGTATCGCCGGGAGCCGTAAGGATCGCGAGGGAGAATGCTCGCGAGCACGGTATGGAGGACAGGGTGGACGTCGAGGTGATGGATGTCCTGGACGCATGGCCGGAGGGACGGTTCCACCTCGTAACCATGAATCCTCCGTACATTCCTGTGTCCGAAATACCGACGCTGCAGGAAGAGGTGAGGGACTACGAACCTCACATTGCGTTGACGGACGATGCGGACGGACTCACGTTCTTCCGGCGTTGTATCGATATGATGAAACGGACCCTGGAACCGGGAGGCCACATGCTGGTTGAAGTGATGGCCGGACAGGCCGATATCGTGGCCGACCTTGCGCGCGAGGCCGGCATGACCGTCGAGGTCATCGACGATCTTGCCGGAATACCGCGGATCGTGTCCGGAACGATGGTCTGA
- a CDS encoding carbamoyl phosphate synthase large subunit, which translates to MPRRTDLSCILVIGSGPIVIGQACEFDYSGTQACKVLKEEGYRVVLINSNPATIMTDPNVADATYVEPITPEFIEEVIRKERPDAILPTMGGQVALNAAMALHERGILEKYDIALIGSQIKSINMAEDREQFLEAMKRCDMDMPRGGFVNDFDQGMAMIDQIGFPVIIRPSFTMGGTGGGIAYNMEEYREMLRSGLVASPVHRVLVEESVIGWKEYELEVMRDTKDNVVIICSIENVDPMGVHTGDSITVAPAQTLTDREYQRMRDAALRIIREIGVETGGSNIQFAIDPRTGRMIVIEMNPRVSRSSALASKATGFPIAKIAAKLAVGFTLDEILNDITKKTPACFEPSIDYVVVKFPRWDFEKFRESDNTLGVQMKSVGEVMAFGRTFKEALQKSMRSLEQNRHGFGFDRVELCTLERPDENNLAPLRSRLRIRTSTSMFDLVDALRFGMSTDEIHMLTKYDPWFIEQCREIIDTGHSIIERTESGQGLASISAVDFRHIKNMGFSDVQISLMTGTSEAQVRARRKELGVIPVYKTVDTCAAEFESETPYHYSTYGQENEAVPSTSRKVIILGSGPNRIGQGIEFDYCCVQGVFALRKIGYEAIMINCNPETVSTDYDTTNRLYFEPLTFEDVMNVVELERPDGVVVTFGGQTPLKLAQRLADAGVPLIGTSPEGIDLAEDRKRFGDLLARLGIACPPWGTSLSEDEAVIIAERIGYPVLVRPSYVLGGRAMQICYREESLRTYMQNAIAQDPTRQVLIDHFLENAYEFDVDAVADGESVVIGGVMQHIEEAGVHSGDSSCVLPPYNITDEQLETMKTYTRALARELNVIGLLNIQFAVQHDTVYVLEVNPRASRTVPFVSKATGVLLAQIATRVMVGEKLADMGVKDFSTNIGRVAIKESVFPFTKFPRVNVFLGPEMRSTGEVMGMDSSFGRAIVKSHISAGNTLPTEGNVFISLSTHDKSQRAVEMARGYAELGFNILATRGTAQFLQEHGVQAQSVLKHYEGRPSIVDQIASGEVHIVINTPLGENARYDEYVMGQTAMKYKVPFFTTLAAADASLSGIRALRTETFTSTSLQEYYAKTGAGA; encoded by the coding sequence ATGCCTCGTCGTACCGACCTCTCCTGTATTCTCGTCATCGGCTCCGGCCCGATCGTCATCGGCCAGGCCTGCGAATTCGACTATTCAGGCACGCAAGCCTGCAAGGTGCTCAAGGAGGAAGGCTATCGCGTCGTACTGATCAATTCCAATCCCGCCACGATCATGACCGATCCGAACGTGGCCGACGCGACCTACGTCGAACCGATCACACCGGAGTTCATCGAGGAAGTGATCCGCAAGGAACGTCCGGACGCCATCCTGCCCACGATGGGCGGCCAGGTCGCCCTCAATGCGGCCATGGCACTGCACGAACGGGGCATCCTCGAGAAGTACGACATCGCTCTCATCGGTTCGCAGATCAAGTCGATCAACATGGCCGAGGACCGCGAACAGTTTCTCGAGGCGATGAAGCGCTGCGACATGGACATGCCGCGCGGCGGCTTCGTGAACGACTTCGATCAGGGCATGGCCATGATCGACCAAATCGGCTTCCCGGTCATCATCCGCCCGTCTTTCACGATGGGGGGCACCGGCGGCGGTATTGCCTACAACATGGAAGAGTATCGTGAAATGCTGCGCTCGGGCCTCGTCGCCAGCCCCGTCCACCGCGTTCTGGTCGAAGAGAGCGTGATCGGATGGAAGGAGTACGAACTCGAAGTGATGCGGGACACGAAGGACAACGTCGTCATCATCTGCTCCATCGAGAACGTGGACCCGATGGGTGTGCATACCGGGGATTCCATCACCGTGGCACCGGCACAGACGCTCACGGACCGCGAATACCAGCGCATGCGCGACGCAGCACTGCGCATCATCCGCGAGATCGGCGTGGAAACGGGAGGATCGAACATCCAGTTCGCCATCGATCCCAGGACCGGCCGCATGATCGTGATCGAGATGAATCCGCGCGTATCCCGCAGCTCGGCCCTGGCATCCAAGGCCACGGGGTTCCCCATCGCCAAGATCGCCGCGAAGCTCGCCGTCGGATTCACGCTCGACGAAATCCTCAACGACATCACGAAGAAGACGCCTGCCTGTTTCGAGCCCTCCATCGACTACGTCGTCGTCAAGTTCCCGCGCTGGGACTTCGAGAAGTTCCGCGAATCGGATAACACGCTCGGCGTCCAGATGAAATCCGTCGGCGAGGTGATGGCCTTCGGCCGCACCTTCAAGGAAGCCCTGCAGAAGTCCATGCGAAGCCTCGAACAGAACCGTCACGGTTTCGGCTTCGACAGGGTTGAGCTCTGCACGCTCGAACGTCCCGACGAGAACAATCTCGCGCCGCTCCGCTCACGGCTGCGCATCCGCACGTCGACATCGATGTTCGACCTCGTCGATGCGCTCCGCTTCGGAATGTCGACGGACGAAATCCACATGCTCACGAAGTACGATCCGTGGTTCATCGAGCAGTGCCGTGAGATCATCGACACAGGACATTCCATTATCGAACGTACGGAATCGGGGCAGGGCCTGGCGTCGATCTCGGCCGTGGACTTCCGCCACATAAAGAACATGGGCTTCTCCGACGTCCAGATCTCCCTCATGACCGGAACGTCCGAAGCCCAGGTCAGGGCACGACGTAAGGAACTCGGCGTGATACCGGTCTACAAGACCGTCGATACCTGCGCCGCCGAATTCGAGTCCGAGACACCGTATCACTACTCGACCTATGGACAGGAGAACGAAGCGGTACCGAGTACGAGCAGGAAAGTCATCATCCTCGGAAGCGGTCCGAACCGGATCGGCCAGGGCATCGAATTCGATTACTGCTGCGTCCAGGGCGTTTTCGCCCTGCGGAAGATCGGCTACGAAGCCATCATGATCAACTGCAATCCCGAGACTGTCTCCACCGACTACGACACGACGAACAGACTCTACTTCGAACCGCTGACCTTCGAGGACGTGATGAACGTCGTCGAACTCGAACGCCCGGATGGTGTCGTGGTGACGTTCGGCGGCCAGACGCCACTGAAGCTCGCCCAGCGTCTTGCCGATGCCGGCGTACCGCTGATCGGAACGTCGCCCGAAGGGATCGACCTCGCCGAAGACCGCAAACGCTTCGGTGATCTGCTGGCCAGGCTGGGCATCGCATGTCCTCCCTGGGGAACGTCGCTCTCGGAAGACGAGGCCGTGATCATCGCTGAACGTATCGGCTATCCCGTCCTGGTACGTCCCAGCTACGTGCTCGGAGGCCGCGCCATGCAGATCTGCTACCGTGAGGAGTCCCTGCGCACCTACATGCAGAACGCGATCGCCCAGGATCCCACCAGACAGGTACTGATCGACCACTTCCTCGAGAACGCCTACGAATTCGACGTCGATGCCGTCGCCGACGGTGAATCGGTCGTCATCGGCGGCGTGATGCAGCACATCGAGGAAGCCGGTGTGCACTCCGGCGATTCGTCCTGCGTGCTTCCCCCGTACAACATCACCGACGAGCAGCTCGAGACCATGAAGACCTATACGCGTGCGCTCGCCCGGGAACTGAACGTGATCGGTCTCCTTAACATCCAGTTCGCGGTCCAGCACGACACCGTCTACGTCCTGGAGGTCAATCCGCGTGCTTCGCGGACGGTACCCTTCGTATCGAAGGCGACGGGCGTCCTTCTCGCCCAGATCGCCACGCGCGTCATGGTAGGGGAGAAGCTCGCCGACATGGGCGTGAAGGACTTCTCAACGAACATCGGCCGTGTGGCCATCAAGGAATCCGTCTTCCCCTTCACCAAGTTCCCGCGCGTGAACGTCTTCCTCGGACCCGAAATGCGGTCCACGGGAGAGGTCATGGGTATGGACAGCTCGTTCGGCCGCGCCATCGTCAAGTCACACATCTCCGCCGGAAACACACTACCTACCGAAGGCAACGTCTTCATCTCGCTCAGCACGCACGACAAGTCCCAGCGTGCCGTTGAAATGGCCAGGGGATATGCCGAACTCGGCTTCAACATCCTGGCTACCCGCGGTACGGCCCAGTTCCTCCAGGAGCACGGCGTTCAGGCGCAGTCGGTGCTCAAGCACTATGAAGGACGTCCGAGCATCGTCGACCAGATCGCCAGCGGTGAGGTCCATATCGTGATCAATACGCCCCTGGGTGAGAATGCCCGTTACGACGAGTACGTGATGGGACAGACGGCAATGAAGTACAAGGTTCCGTTCTTCACGACGCTGGCGGCCGCCGATGCGAGCCTGAGCGGTATCCGGGCATTGCGCACGGAGACCTTTACGTCCACGTCGCTCCAGGAGTACTATGCGAAGACCGGTGCCGGCGCTTGA
- a CDS encoding aspartate carbamoyltransferase, whose product MPVSHLLSTRTLTSNDVLDIIREAHGYLSSNGLKPQQHDVAFGRRVVLAFFEASTRTRLSFETAAHRLGADTVLFQPSGSSVEKGETLRETVLTIEAMGFDAIVLRHADNGTHETVASYTAMSVINAGEGSLAHPTQALLDASALMERCGTLEGMRICIVGDIRHSRVARSNIDVFTKLGADVAVCAPPALMGEDDDIRSLLRFESISDALEWAQVINLLRIQRERMTDVIVPSFDDYRSRYALTLDRALAHPDTVVIHPGPVNVGVEADADVLDLPQTLIHRQVSHGVAVRMAVLRRILTDRPTAT is encoded by the coding sequence ATGCCGGTTTCGCACCTGTTGTCCACCCGTACGCTGACCTCCAATGACGTCCTCGACATTATCCGCGAGGCGCATGGATATCTTTCCAGCAACGGCCTGAAGCCACAGCAGCATGACGTGGCCTTCGGGAGACGTGTCGTTCTCGCCTTTTTCGAGGCTTCCACCCGCACCAGACTATCGTTCGAGACGGCCGCCCATCGCCTGGGCGCGGATACCGTCCTGTTCCAGCCGTCGGGCAGCAGCGTGGAAAAAGGGGAGACCTTGCGCGAAACGGTCCTGACGATCGAAGCCATGGGCTTCGACGCCATCGTCCTGCGTCATGCCGATAACGGCACGCACGAAACCGTCGCCTCGTATACGGCGATGTCCGTCATCAATGCCGGCGAAGGATCGCTGGCCCACCCCACGCAGGCACTGCTCGACGCTTCCGCACTGATGGAACGCTGTGGTACGCTGGAAGGAATGCGTATCTGCATCGTAGGCGACATCCGCCACAGCCGCGTGGCGCGTTCCAACATCGACGTCTTCACCAAACTCGGTGCCGATGTCGCCGTCTGCGCTCCACCCGCATTGATGGGCGAGGACGACGACATACGTTCCCTCCTGCGCTTCGAGTCCATTTCGGACGCTCTGGAGTGGGCCCAGGTCATCAACCTCCTGCGCATCCAGCGCGAGCGCATGACTGACGTCATCGTACCGTCGTTCGACGACTATCGCAGCCGATACGCGCTGACGCTCGATCGTGCCCTGGCGCATCCCGATACCGTCGTCATCCATCCCGGACCCGTCAACGTCGGCGTGGAAGCCGATGCCGACGTCCTCGATCTTCCCCAGACCCTCATCCACCGTCAGGTCTCGCATGGCGTAGCCGTGCGCATGGCGGTGCTCCGACGTATTCTTACTGACCGACCTACAGCCACGTAA
- a CDS encoding CDP-diacylglycerol--glycerol-3-phosphate 3-phosphatidyltransferase — translation MRGNGVTFTIANIITLARLFIAPIFLVFALTDTAWAINVAAVLFIVGAVSDYFDGLLARKYGEVTELGVYLDPLADKVLTTAAFVVFFVHDIMPLWMVIIIVVRDFGTTALRSLASAEGKPLVTSRSAKVKTFLQMAFIAYVLILMWARHVLSEPAASDAYRLLYSTPTYLAILGITLFTLWTAVEYVLDNRTMFRRES, via the coding sequence ATGCGGGGGAACGGCGTGACGTTCACCATCGCCAACATCATCACACTCGCACGACTCTTCATCGCGCCGATCTTCCTCGTCTTCGCCCTGACCGATACGGCCTGGGCGATCAACGTCGCGGCGGTTCTCTTCATCGTCGGAGCCGTCTCCGACTACTTCGACGGTCTGCTCGCACGGAAATACGGAGAGGTGACCGAGCTGGGCGTCTATCTCGACCCGCTCGCAGACAAGGTATTGACGACTGCGGCCTTCGTCGTCTTCTTCGTGCACGACATCATGCCGCTGTGGATGGTCATCATCATCGTCGTCCGCGACTTCGGTACCACGGCTCTGCGAAGCCTCGCATCGGCGGAAGGGAAGCCGCTCGTCACCAGTCGGAGCGCGAAGGTCAAGACCTTCCTCCAGATGGCATTCATCGCCTACGTCCTCATCCTCATGTGGGCCCGCCACGTGCTTTCGGAACCGGCGGCATCGGATGCATACAGGCTGCTCTACTCGACCCCGACCTATCTGGCCATTCTCGGTATCACGCTGTTCACGTTGTGGACCGCCGTCGAATACGTCCTCGACAACAGAACGATGTTCCGCCGTGAATCCTGA
- a CDS encoding triose-phosphate isomerase: MIVTGNWKMNTLPQQGASLATSLAGDARVADAIGRGVDVILCPPYTGIAGALAAIGDSGMKIGAQNCHHEPSGAYTGEISALMLEAIGCGAVIVGHSERRRDQHETNDVVARKLKAVLDAGMLPIACVGETLSEREAGITADVITRQISALITGAGAAAIRSSIIAYEPVWAIGTGLAATPGQAQEVHDRIRTLLVSNGCDTAILYGGSVTSENAAELFACPDINGALVGGASLKADVFATIVAAAARECGGTA; encoded by the coding sequence ATGATCGTGACAGGAAACTGGAAGATGAATACGCTTCCGCAGCAGGGAGCTTCGCTGGCGACATCGCTCGCAGGCGATGCACGCGTCGCGGACGCCATCGGTCGTGGAGTCGACGTCATTCTCTGTCCGCCCTACACCGGCATCGCCGGTGCCCTCGCCGCTATCGGTGACAGTGGTATGAAGATCGGCGCACAGAACTGTCATCACGAACCGTCGGGTGCCTATACGGGCGAGATTTCGGCATTGATGCTCGAGGCAATCGGTTGTGGCGCCGTCATCGTCGGGCATTCCGAACGCCGGCGTGACCAGCATGAGACGAACGACGTCGTTGCCCGGAAGCTGAAGGCCGTCCTCGATGCAGGAATGCTTCCCATCGCCTGCGTGGGCGAAACACTGAGCGAACGCGAAGCGGGTATCACGGCAGACGTCATCACGCGTCAGATCAGCGCCCTCATCACCGGAGCGGGTGCCGCGGCCATCAGGTCCAGTATCATCGCCTACGAACCCGTATGGGCCATCGGTACGGGCCTCGCGGCCACACCAGGTCAGGCGCAGGAAGTCCACGACAGGATTCGCACACTCCTGGTATCGAACGGCTGCGATACGGCCATCCTCTACGGCGGCAGCGTCACGTCCGAGAATGCGGCGGAGCTCTTCGCATGTCCGGATATCAATGGTGCACTCGTCGGCGGGGCTTCGCTCAAGGCCGACGTCTTCGCAACCATCGTCGCGGCGGCGGCACGCGAATGCGGGGGAACGGCGTGA
- a CDS encoding LPS export ABC transporter periplasmic protein LptC: MRRPLVLLVALAVTAGLAGCYQHSGPVRRGPDSTEGQPAHISYNVRVRFTDSIRTKAILQSAVARLWEDRQETTLGDTVIVDFFSATSGRRMARLTADSAIIDDRTKNMVAIGNVIVWSDSSRTSLSTTRLVWDNSRERFSTTEYVRIVSPKETIEGEGFESDQYLTSYRIFKFRVRGEQR; encoded by the coding sequence ATGAGGCGCCCGCTCGTTCTTCTCGTCGCGCTCGCCGTGACGGCAGGCCTCGCGGGATGCTATCAGCATTCGGGTCCGGTACGCCGTGGACCCGACTCCACGGAAGGGCAGCCGGCGCATATCTCCTACAATGTGCGTGTGAGATTCACGGACTCGATCCGTACAAAGGCCATTCTGCAGTCGGCAGTGGCGAGGCTCTGGGAAGACAGGCAGGAAACGACGCTCGGGGATACGGTCATCGTCGATTTCTTCAGCGCCACGAGCGGACGACGCATGGCGCGCCTTACGGCCGACAGTGCCATCATCGACGACAGGACGAAGAACATGGTCGCCATCGGTAACGTCATCGTATGGTCCGACAGCTCGCGTACGTCACTGTCGACGACGAGACTCGTATGGGACAACAGCCGCGAGCGGTTCTCAACCACCGAATACGTCCGTATCGTATCGCCGAAGGAAACCATCGAAGGCGAGGGCTTCGAGTCGGACCAGTATCTCACCTCCTATCGCATTTTCAAGTTCAGGGTTCGTGGAGAGCAACGATGA